From one Planococcus citri chromosome 3, ihPlaCitr1.1, whole genome shotgun sequence genomic stretch:
- the LOC135839468 gene encoding vesicle transport protein GOT1B isoform X1 → MIQITDIQKLGVGLAGFGISLLILGVLLLFDKGLLAIGNILFISGLACVIGIQRTLRFFFQVQKIKATACFFGGIVIVLLGWPLIGMIFEFYGFILLFSGFFPVAVNFLRRVPILGTFLNLPIISGIIERFAGDAHRTMV, encoded by the exons ATGATTCAAATCACTGATATCCAGA AACTGGGTGTCGGTTTAGCTGGATTTGGAATATCGCTACTTATATTGGGTGTATTGTTACTTTTCGATAAAGGATTACTAGCCATTGGAAAC attttattcatttctggGCTCGCCTGTGTCATCGGTATCCAGAGAACGTtacgatttttctttcaagttcaaaaaatcaaagctaCTGCATGCTTTTTTGGAGGTATCGTTATAGTTTTATTAGGATGGCCTTTGATTGGCATGATATTCGAATTTTACGgtttcatattattatttag TGGTTTCTTTCCTGTAGCTGTTAACTTTTTAAGAAGAGTACCAATTCTAGGAACATTCCTCAATCTTCCAATCATTTCTGGT ATTATCGAGCGTTTCGCTGGCGATGCTCATCGTACGATGGtttga
- the LOC135839468 gene encoding vesicle transport protein GOT1B isoform X2, whose amino-acid sequence MIQITDIQKLGVGLAGFGISLLILGVLLLFDKGLLAIGNILFISGLACVIGIQRTLRFFFQVQKIKATACFFGGIVIVLLGWPLIGMIFEFYGFILLFSGFFPVAVNFLRRVPILGTFLNLPIISGGNS is encoded by the exons ATGATTCAAATCACTGATATCCAGA AACTGGGTGTCGGTTTAGCTGGATTTGGAATATCGCTACTTATATTGGGTGTATTGTTACTTTTCGATAAAGGATTACTAGCCATTGGAAAC attttattcatttctggGCTCGCCTGTGTCATCGGTATCCAGAGAACGTtacgatttttctttcaagttcaaaaaatcaaagctaCTGCATGCTTTTTTGGAGGTATCGTTATAGTTTTATTAGGATGGCCTTTGATTGGCATGATATTCGAATTTTACGgtttcatattattatttag TGGTTTCTTTCCTGTAGCTGTTAACTTTTTAAGAAGAGTACCAATTCTAGGAACATTCCTCAATCTTCCAATCATTTCTGGT GGTAATTCTTGA
- the LOC135839466 gene encoding ADP,ATP carrier protein 2-like: protein MQSSNNNVMVPSLADPVGFAKDFIAGGVSAAISKTSVAPIERVKLLLQVQHINKQIPPEQRYKGMVDCFVRIPKEQGVTAYWRGNFANVIRYFPTQALNFAFKDIYKQVFLGGVDKNKQFFRYFLGNLASGGAAGATSLCFVYPLDFARTRLAADVGKGNEKREFKGLGDCISKVYKADGLGGLYKGFGVSVQGIIIYRAAYFGFFDTAKGMLPDPKNAGFFVSWGIAQVVTTVAGIVSYPFDTVRRRMMMQSGRAKSEILYKNTLHCWAVIAKTEGTGAFFKGAFSNVLRGTGGALVLVLYDELKNLL, encoded by the exons atgcagtCGAGCAATAATAATGTGATGGTGCCATCGTTGGCTGATCCGGTTGGCTTTGCGAAGGATTTCATCGCCGGAGGTGTATCTGCAGCTATTTCCAAGACTTCGGTAGCTCCAATCGAAAGAGTAAAGTTATTGTTGCAAGTTCAACATATTAACAAACAAATCCCTCCAGAACAACGATACAAAG GTATGGTCGACTGCTTCGTCAGAATTCCAAAAGAACAAGGAGTAACCGCTTACTGGAGAGGTAACTTCGCCAACGTAATCCGTTACTTCCCGACTCAAGCTTTGAACTTCGCCTTCAAAGATATCTACAAACAAGTCTTCTTGGGAGGAGTTGACAAAAATAAGCAATTCTTCAGATACTTCTTGGGTAACCTCGCTTCAGGAGGAGCTGCCGGTGCTACTTCATTGTGCTTCGTATATCCTTTGGACTTCGCCAGAACCAG GTTGGCGGCTGACGTAGGTaaaggaaatgaaaaacgtGAATTCAAAGGATTAGGAGACTGTATCTCTAAAGTCTACAAAGCTGACGGTCTCGGAGGTTTATACAAAGGATTCGGTGTATCGGTGCAAGGTATCATTATCTATCGTGCTGCCTACTTCGGTTTCTTCGACACCGCCAAGGGAATGTTACCAGATCCCAAAAACGCTGGATTCTTCGTATCTTGGGGTATTGCTCAG GTCGTCACCACCGTTGCTGGAATCGTATCTTATCCTTTCGATACCGTAAGAAGACGTATGATGATGCAATCCGGTCGTGCAAAATCAGAAATCCTCTACAAGAATACTTTACACTGCTGGGCTGTGATCGCAAAAACCGAAGGAACTGGTGCTTTCTTCAAAGGTGCCTTCTCCAACGTATTGAGAGGTACCGGTGGTGCTTTAGTTCTCGTTTTATACgatgaactcaaaaatttgttgtag